A window of Pullulanibacillus sp. KACC 23026 genomic DNA:
GAATGGATAAGGCTTTTCTTCACCGTCCCATTCAATGGTTAAGCCTCCCATGATTTCACTATACTTTGCTCCTAATTCCTGCTCGCGAACTTGTAACGGGATATTTTCTTCTCTAAATAATTCCACCTTTGTCTGACGAACCTGGCGCATTAAACCATAACGCGCCTCATCTAGTTCATTAATATAAGGGGACTCACAAATTTTCCGATCGAGCTTAGCCTGAAAGTTCAATAATAAAGGTTGTACCGTCTGTTGATCATGCCGGTATTTAGCTTGTTTTTCCTCGTTCTCCGTATCACGGTAAAAGTCTACTTCATGACCAGTCATGATCTCTTGTATCTGATCGATAAGCCGCTGTTCATCTTCTAACCAGTTTTCTAAATCAGACGAGGATCTTAAAGGAGTATCTAATAATGCGATAAACCTGGATTCCAATCCAGCAATATTTTGTAAATCAATCGTTTCCTTATAATAATTAGACCCCAAATTCTGTGGCATTTCGCTTCCCCCTTTTCCTATTTTTATAATCTAACTATAACGAACCCACCTCTATTCAGCTAGTATTTTCAAAAAATATCGAATAAAAAAAGATTCCAGGATCACTCATTAGTTTCCTGCAACTTGCTTCATCCACTCAATTTCTTGTTGATGCGAGTCTTTTTCAGTATTCGGTGTTTCCAAAATAAATGGGACGTCAGCAAATTCTGCATGAAGAAGGATTTCTTTCATCGCCTCTGCATGGATTTCACCTTTTACAATGGGTGAATGGCGATCCTTCCTTGAGCCGTTTGGATAAAACGAATTATTAAAATGGATGGCTTTAACCTGTTCGATAAATCCCAATTCACGCCCCTTATCGACAAACGCGTTCCAATTCCTTCCATTCCACAGATCACTTGCAAAAGCATGACAGGTATCCAAGCAAAACCCAATTTTCTCTGGATAATTAGTAAGCTCACGAATTTTAATCAATTCTTCCATGGTCATTCCAAGCTGGTCCCCTTTACCTGCCATATTCTCAATTAAAATTAATGAACGCCCCTCCCACTGTGCCTGCACCTGATTTAAAACGTTTAGCATTTGTTGATAGCCCTGTAAGAGATCGCCTTTGGCTGAGCCGAAATGCACCACGATCCCAAAAGATCCGCAAGCGTCGGCAATATCCAGGTCATTCAATAAAGACTCAACGACCGCTGTTTCCTTCTCTCCTGTTGCGGCTATATTGGTCGGGTACGGTGTATGAGCGATTGAGACCATTTGTTCAGCTGCACAAAATTCAGCACATTGCTTGGCATCATGCCGATCAAAAGATTTTACGCCAAGACTGCGCGGATTCTTTGGAAAATATTGAAAAGCGTTTGCTCCTAAGCTATAGGCTCTCTTCGCCGCACCGAGATAACCGTCCTTAATACTGACATGGCATCCTAGCTTCATCCAATGACCCCGCTTCTATACTTTTACTAATAGGGTGAGTTGACATGTGTCCGCGTATACAACGAAAAAAAGAATCGCACAAACTGCCACCACGGTCGCCGCCATCGCCATTGTCACGTGGGCCGCCTCACAAGGAACTTAGAGGTGACTGATTTAAGCCTCACCCATCATCTCCTTGGACACAATAAATACTTATCAATTTTTAGTACACTAAACAAAGAAAAAACAAGCGGAGCTCAGAGCTCTGCCTGTTAATCAATCAATTTTCCTTTATAGGTCCAAAATGTTTCATTGCATAGCCATTGTAAAAGCTCGGGATCTTCTTCAGCGAGCTTCGGCGTCCATTGCTTAATTGACGCTTCGGTTTGCGATCGATGAGCCGCGATCGTTTTTACTTTCTGATCCAGTACCTCAGTTACATCATGAAGAATATCAGGTTTTCCTAAAATTTCAACACAATCCTTTGAAAAAGCCTTGCAATAGACCTTAGGACGAGTTTCCTCTGGCATACTCATAACCGCGCGGATAACGGCTGACCCGAACGCATCATGGTCAGGGTGCACAGCAAACCCAGGGTAAAACGTGATCACAAGTGATGGATTAATTTCATCAATGATGGCGCGAATGCGTTCAGCAATTTCTTCTTCATCCTCAAACTCCACCGTTTTATCACGAAGTCCCATCATGCGCAAATCTTGAATCCCCATGACCTTGCAAGCGTCCTGAAGCTCTTTTTTTCTAATTTCAGGAAGCGATTCTCTTGTGGCAAAAAAAGGCTGACCCATATTACGACCCATTTCACCTAGCGTCCCACATGCATAGGTGACGGGTATTCCAGCTTGTGTATACTGTATAATCGTGCCCGCTACCCCAAACGCTTCATCATCGGGATGCGGAAAAGCGATTAAGACTGACTTCTCCATTCAACTACCCCCTAGCTCAAATACTGTCAAAACATTCACGATCCACTCTAATGATTGATCATTTGTTAAAAAGGTTCTTTGCTAAGCTCAAGAGCAGCGGCAAGCTTTCCATCATCATGATGCCCCGCAAGCAAAAGGCGCCCTTTATCATCGATTTCCCAATCGGTTAGACCTTCTCCATATACCCAGCCTAAATCAATCTTAAGACCCACTCGGTAGGGGCCATTCCCTGTGATTTTCCCACGTGAATAATTGATTTTCCCATTCCGGATATAAGCACCTACTGATAACCGATTTTCATTAAATCCAGTATAAGCACCATTGGTTGTTTCAAGATGTAAATATAACGGCTCTCCTACCCATTTATCTAATGCTGCCTGAACAGCTTCTTTATCAATGGCCTTCATAAGACAGCCTCCTTTCCTATAATGGCACGTTTTAAATGCTCCAATAGAGCGGAAGCAGTCATGACCGCTTCCCCGCCGCCTTGGGCATGGTCGGCTTTTCCTCCGCCTCTTCCGTTAATAAGAGGAAGAACACTCTTAACCATTTTATTCATGTCCTGAGAAACGTCTTTGCCTCTTGAGGCGATCAATTGGAGCTTATTCTCATTTAATACTGTCAGTAAAATAATCGTATTAGGATCATGATCTTTTATTGAATGAGATAATTGTTGGAGCTCTTGTAAAGGACGGTCGATATAAAAGCGAGCAATCAATTTACATCCGTTTTCTAATCCCTCTGCTGACTCAATGAGTGAAATGGCCTCTTGATCAAGGAGTGTCGCCATTACGTTAGCCAATTCTGCCTTTAATCTGTTTTGTTCATGAAAAGCCTGTTCAATAGTAGAATAGAGTTCTTCTTCCGGTCGATTGAAGGAATGCGTTAATCGGCGAAGAATGTCATGCTTTGACTGAAACGCTTTAATCGCGCGCCAACCACAAAGAAAGGAAATACGAACGTTATCTTTCATCCGTTCGGTCCCCAACAATTGAATTGGACCAACTTCGCCTGTACGCCTTGGATGAGTTCCGCCGCAGGCATTGTAGTCCACCCCTTCAATGATCACTAATCGAATATCTTCCGTCACTTTAGGCGGCTTTCTTAACGGATAATGACTGAGCTCATCCGGTTCTACCCACTTTGTCAAAATAGGTTCATTATGGAAGACAATCTCATTCGCCTTCTGAAAAGCCACTTCAAGCTCCTTTTTTGAAACATTAGGAGTTTGGAGATCGATTGTCACACTCTCTTTACCTAAATGAAAACTGACGGTCTTATAACCAAATAAGTCTTGAAAAGCTGCTGATAAGATATGTTGACCCGCATGCTGCTGCATATGGTCAAAGCGTCTGTCCCAATCAATAACGCCAAAAACATGCTGCTCTTCGTCAGGGAGCGGTTTCTCTAGATAGTGATAAATCTCCCCTTCAACCACTTCAACTCCAACGACCTTAACATCATTAAGAGTCCCGAGATCACACGGTTGGCCGCCTCCCGTTGGATAAAAAGCAGTGTTAGATAAGATGACATAATGATTACTGTTCTCATCAAGTCCTCGGTGAACCACTTCTGCTTCGAACGTATGTATGTAGGCGTCTTGATAATAGAGACGATTTTTCATGCCTCGCCACTCCTGTTTCATCTATATTTTCTACCGCTGCTATAAACCAAGTTTTATTAATTGAAATGCCTTTCCACACTGAATTATATCATTAACCAAACTAAAACCGAAATAAATAGACCTGACGGATGGTCGGTTGATTAAGTGAATGCAAACAAATTCTAAGCACTTATGGTATACTAAACAATTGCCTTAAGTTCACTTCACGACAGGATGGTTCACATGTATAAAACAAAAACAACCTTTCAAAAAATCCGCTTGTTAATACGTCTTCTTATTCCCATCCTCATTACCCAATGCGGGATGTATGCCATGACGTTCTTCGATACTGTCATGTCCGGCCATGCTAGTGCCGCTGATCTAGCAGGTGTCGCGATTGGGTCAAATATTTGGATGCCAGTCTATACAGGATTAAGCGGAATTCTTCTTGGCCTTACCCCGATTCTTTCCCAGCTTATAGGAGCTAAAGAAACCAACCCCATTCCTGGGAAACTGCACCAAGCCCTTTATCTGTCGGTTACGATTGCGATCATTCTTTTCGGTATTGGAAGTCTCGTATTAGAACCCCTGCTCAATCAAATGGGGCTTAGCCGTCAAGTTCATGACATTGCCTGGCGCTATTTAGTCGCACTATCAGCCGGGATTATTCCATTGTTTGCCTATAATGTCCTTCGCGGTTTTATCGATGCGCATGGTCTCACTCGATTATCCATGCTGATCAGTCTATTGGGATTACCCATTAATGCGCTGTTCAACTACCTCTTCATCTTTGGGAAATGGGGAGCTCCAAAGCTTGGTGGTGTTGGGGCAGGTGTCGCTACGGCCATCACGTATTGGATGATCATGGCAATTGCTATTATATGTATTATTACTCTAAAGGATTTTCACCATTATCAAGTCTTTCGCAAGCTCCCCCGACCCTCTTTTTTAGCTTGGAAAGAACTATTAAAACTAGGTCTTCCAATTGGGTTCTCGGTATTTTTTGAAACGAGTATTTTTGCAGTCTTTACACTCTTAATGAGTGAATACAGCACGATAATTGTTGCTGCCCACCAGGCGGCTCTTAACTTCGCATCGTTCTTATATATGGTTCCGATGAGTGTCTCAATGGCCTTAACGATTGCGGTTGGGTTTGAAGCAGGAGGCAGACGCTACTCAGAGGCTAGAACATATAGTTTCATTGGTATTGGGATCGCCATTCTCTTTGCCTTATTCTTTGCCTTTATCTTATTGCGCTTTAATCAACCGATTTCAAGACTCTATTCAACGGACCCGCAAGTTTTACGGATGGCCTCTCATTTTCTTGTATTTGCGATTTTCTTTCAATTATCTGATGCCATTCAAGCGCCGATCCAAGGTTCATTAAGGGGTTATAAAGATGTTAACATCACCTTTGTCATGACCCTCATCTCCTTCTGGCTTATCGGCTTGCCTGTTGGAATTTTTTTAGCTCATAAAACCTCTCTGGGTCCATACGGTTATTGGATTGGGTTAATTACAGGTCTCGCTGTCGGAGCGGTCACCTTATTCATCCGACTAATTGCCGTTCAAAAGCGGTTCAGCCTGCTGCAAGAAAAAGGATAAACCTCCACTATGAACCATTCCAGTGGAAAAACATACCCAATATTAGACTAAATTAGAGCCCCAATCGCAGCACGATTGGGGCTCTAAAATTAGCCAGCCAGCAAAAGCGAGCGCAACTAAAAAAACCATCGCACCCTTTTTCCGGTTTCGGCAACACTTTTTGGTGCGTTGGAGCTTCGCATTTTGACCAATGCCATTGGTGTTGTCGACTTGCACATTATTTGGTTGATGTTTTACTAAAGCAGGCAATCGAGTAACCAGAAATAAGCGGAGGATTTCCGGTTATACAGTAGAATCATGCTCGAGTGCGGTTATATAAGCGGAGATTTTCCGCTTAAGCATGGCAAAAGGACTCCCAACCGCGCTTTCTGGAGTCAATAAGCGGAATTCCTCCGTCTATTTAGGCGGTTTTCAGCACGATTTCCTATTTAAGAGAAGTTTCTCCGCTTATTGATCAACACCGCATTAGCGTCTCCTATTAAAAACAAAAGCTTGGGAGGAACCCCAAGCTTTTAGTGGTCACCAATACGGCGAGTTTAGATCGTCTTCACGTTATCGAAACGATTTATTTAATAAAATGAAGGCTTTTTTCTGATTAGTATTTAATTAACGTGTATTTCTTCTTGCCTCGGCGGATGATCGTGAATTGATCCTCGATTCTGTCAGCGGCGGTAACGGTGTACTGAACATCGGTTATACGATGGCCGTTTACATAGACTGCTCCATTTTGGATATCTTCACGAGCTTGACGCTTGGAAGACACGACACCTGCTGAAACGAGTAAATCAATTAACCCGATTTCCTCTTTCGTTTCTGCTTGATAAGTTGGGAATTGTTTAAACCCTTGTTTAATATCCGAAGCGGTCAATTCGGACAATTCGCCGCTGAAGAGAGCCTCGGTAATTCGAACCGCCTGTTGCAAGGCTTCCTCACTATGAACAAAGATCGTCAATTCTTCTGCCAATCGTCGCTGGGCGACACGCTTCTCCGGTGCCGTTTCGACTTCTTTTTCAAGTGCCGCCACTTCTTCTTCTGAAATGAAGGTGAAGTATTTAATAAACCGAATCACATCGCGGTCTTCTGTATTGAGCCAGAACTGGTAAAACTCATAAGGGGTTGTTTTTTCTGGATCCAACCAAATCGCTTCACCTGCTGTCTTCCCGAATTTAGTACCGTCACTCTTTGTAATGAGCGGGAAGGTCACGCCAAACGCAGGTGCTTCATGACCATTTCGGCGAATGAGTTCAAGACCGGCTGTTATATTTCCCCATTGGTCACTGCCTCCAATTTGGAGACGGCAGCCTGCTTTCTCATAGAGGTTAAGGAAATCATAGGCTTGTAAAATCATGTAACTAAATTCGGTAAACGAGATCCCATTTTCCATTCGTGAGGTAACGGAATCCTTGTTAAGCATGTAATTGACAGGAAAATGCTTCCCAACATCTCTAAGAAATTCAATCATCGACAACTTGCCTAACCAGTCATAGTTATTCATCATCTTCGCTGGACTTTCCCCATCAAAATCAAGTGACTTCATTAATTGTCTCTTAATCTTTTCGCTCCACTCCTGTACAATCGACAACTCATTGAGATTCCGCTCGGTAGAACGGCCGCTCGGGTCACCGATCATGCCTGTACCTCCACCGACAAGTGCGATTGGCGTATGCCCAGCAAGCTGAAAACGCCTCATGGTGACAATGGTGACAAGGTGGCCGATATGAAGACTATCTCCAGTCGGATCAAACCCGCAATATAAGGCAATTTTCTCTTCCTCTAGAAGCTTCTCCAATGCTTCACGATCCGTAACCTGATAGAGAAGTCCTCTATTTTCTAAGTCCTGTAATAAATTCATCTCTCCACATCCTCTCTCAAATCCAGCGCATTCTAATTAATTGTAAACACAAAAAAACAACCCTCCATAAAGGAGCGCTGTGCACGCGGTACCATCCTTCTTGAGGCCACAAAATAAAATTTTAGCCTCCGCTCAAAATGGATAACGGCTTGATAAACCGACTGCCACTACTGACTTGTTTTCATGGCAGTGACTCCGGAAGGTAATTCATGGACCAATTATGCACCGACTTGCACCCCCGTCGGCTCTCTAAAGCAGGGAACTGGCTCACTACTAAATTCCATCAACGTCCTAATTTTAAATTGAATAAACAAT
This region includes:
- a CDS encoding YojF family protein; the protein is MKAIDKEAVQAALDKWVGEPLYLHLETTNGAYTGFNENRLSVGAYIRNGKINYSRGKITGNGPYRVGLKIDLGWVYGEGLTDWEIDDKGRLLLAGHHDDGKLAAALELSKEPF
- a CDS encoding DHHA1 domain-containing protein — protein: MKNRLYYQDAYIHTFEAEVVHRGLDENSNHYVILSNTAFYPTGGGQPCDLGTLNDVKVVGVEVVEGEIYHYLEKPLPDEEQHVFGVIDWDRRFDHMQQHAGQHILSAAFQDLFGYKTVSFHLGKESVTIDLQTPNVSKKELEVAFQKANEIVFHNEPILTKWVEPDELSHYPLRKPPKVTEDIRLVIIEGVDYNACGGTHPRRTGEVGPIQLLGTERMKDNVRISFLCGWRAIKAFQSKHDILRRLTHSFNRPEEELYSTIEQAFHEQNRLKAELANVMATLLDQEAISLIESAEGLENGCKLIARFYIDRPLQELQQLSHSIKDHDPNTIILLTVLNENKLQLIASRGKDVSQDMNKMVKSVLPLINGRGGGKADHAQGGGEAVMTASALLEHLKRAIIGKEAVL
- the tyrS gene encoding tyrosine--tRNA ligase; its protein translation is MNLLQDLENRGLLYQVTDREALEKLLEEEKIALYCGFDPTGDSLHIGHLVTIVTMRRFQLAGHTPIALVGGGTGMIGDPSGRSTERNLNELSIVQEWSEKIKRQLMKSLDFDGESPAKMMNNYDWLGKLSMIEFLRDVGKHFPVNYMLNKDSVTSRMENGISFTEFSYMILQAYDFLNLYEKAGCRLQIGGSDQWGNITAGLELIRRNGHEAPAFGVTFPLITKSDGTKFGKTAGEAIWLDPEKTTPYEFYQFWLNTEDRDVIRFIKYFTFISEEEVAALEKEVETAPEKRVAQRRLAEELTIFVHSEEALQQAVRITEALFSGELSELTASDIKQGFKQFPTYQAETKEEIGLIDLLVSAGVVSSKRQAREDIQNGAVYVNGHRITDVQYTVTAADRIEDQFTIIRRGKKKYTLIKY
- a CDS encoding deoxyribonuclease IV, which encodes MKLGCHVSIKDGYLGAAKRAYSLGANAFQYFPKNPRSLGVKSFDRHDAKQCAEFCAAEQMVSIAHTPYPTNIAATGEKETAVVESLLNDLDIADACGSFGIVVHFGSAKGDLLQGYQQMLNVLNQVQAQWEGRSLILIENMAGKGDQLGMTMEELIKIRELTNYPEKIGFCLDTCHAFASDLWNGRNWNAFVDKGRELGFIEQVKAIHFNNSFYPNGSRKDRHSPIVKGEIHAEAMKEILLHAEFADVPFILETPNTEKDSHQQEIEWMKQVAGN
- a CDS encoding MATE family efflux transporter is translated as MYKTKTTFQKIRLLIRLLIPILITQCGMYAMTFFDTVMSGHASAADLAGVAIGSNIWMPVYTGLSGILLGLTPILSQLIGAKETNPIPGKLHQALYLSVTIAIILFGIGSLVLEPLLNQMGLSRQVHDIAWRYLVALSAGIIPLFAYNVLRGFIDAHGLTRLSMLISLLGLPINALFNYLFIFGKWGAPKLGGVGAGVATAITYWMIMAIAIICIITLKDFHHYQVFRKLPRPSFLAWKELLKLGLPIGFSVFFETSIFAVFTLLMSEYSTIIVAAHQAALNFASFLYMVPMSVSMALTIAVGFEAGGRRYSEARTYSFIGIGIAILFALFFAFILLRFNQPISRLYSTDPQVLRMASHFLVFAIFFQLSDAIQAPIQGSLRGYKDVNITFVMTLISFWLIGLPVGIFLAHKTSLGPYGYWIGLITGLAVGAVTLFIRLIAVQKRFSLLQEKG
- the bshB2 gene encoding bacillithiol biosynthesis deacetylase BshB2; translation: MEKSVLIAFPHPDDEAFGVAGTIIQYTQAGIPVTYACGTLGEMGRNMGQPFFATRESLPEIRKKELQDACKVMGIQDLRMMGLRDKTVEFEDEEEIAERIRAIIDEINPSLVITFYPGFAVHPDHDAFGSAVIRAVMSMPEETRPKVYCKAFSKDCVEILGKPDILHDVTEVLDQKVKTIAAHRSQTEASIKQWTPKLAEEDPELLQWLCNETFWTYKGKLID